A genomic region of uncultured Paludibaculum sp. contains the following coding sequences:
- a CDS encoding CRTAC1 family protein, whose product MKLIPQFVVLPVLCMLAAVPSSPQAGQSGQGMISGGATALPRPKPSGRPWPVSLSDVAEQAGIRLQYTYGHPQKKKYVIEANGAGVAFLDYNGDGLLDVFLVNGSKLESFPPGAVPTNHLYRNEGKGKFSDVTRAAGMDQSGWGNGVCAGDFDNDGHTDLYVTYFGKNLLQRNNGDGTFTNVAERSATSGSGKEWSTGCTFVDYDRDGHLDLLVTRYLNFQAERTPLPGAHPFCMWKGSPVYCGPRGLPFGSLALYHNRGDGTFEDVSIQSGISAVKGFYAFTAVATDFDGDGWPDLYIACDSTPSILFHNQKNGTFRDIGTETGLAYNDNGSEQAGMGLSVGDYDNDGRIDILKTNFTGDYPNLYHNLGKGLFSDVCLRAGLAVNPDHVLWGTAFVDLDNDGWKDILQVSGHVYPEVAQIDAREHYRRSRLVYRNLGNGRFEDVSEMSGPGIAAEHSSRGVAIGDFDNDGAMDALVMNMHEAPSLLRNDLKSSSHWVKLRLRGVESNRDAIGAVVTVEAAGRVQADAVLSQSSFLSHHDLRLHFGLGAAAKVDRIVVQWPSGKREEFAGAAADALYLLVEGTGQPKTQELPK is encoded by the coding sequence TCCCAAGCCGTCCGGGCGGCCGTGGCCGGTCTCCTTAAGCGATGTGGCGGAGCAGGCCGGCATCCGACTGCAGTACACCTACGGCCATCCGCAAAAGAAGAAGTACGTCATTGAAGCAAATGGCGCCGGCGTGGCGTTTCTCGACTACAACGGCGACGGCTTGCTGGACGTGTTCCTGGTGAATGGCTCGAAGCTGGAGTCCTTCCCGCCGGGCGCGGTTCCCACCAATCACCTGTACAGGAACGAGGGCAAGGGCAAGTTCAGCGATGTGACCAGGGCCGCCGGCATGGACCAGTCGGGCTGGGGCAATGGCGTCTGCGCCGGTGACTTCGACAACGACGGCCACACGGATCTGTACGTCACCTACTTCGGGAAGAACCTGCTGCAGCGGAACAACGGCGACGGCACGTTTACTAACGTTGCGGAGCGGAGCGCCACCAGCGGATCGGGGAAAGAATGGAGCACCGGGTGCACCTTCGTCGACTACGACCGCGACGGCCATCTGGATCTGCTGGTGACTCGCTACCTGAACTTCCAGGCCGAGCGGACGCCCTTGCCTGGTGCCCATCCTTTCTGCATGTGGAAGGGCAGCCCTGTCTACTGCGGCCCGCGCGGCCTGCCGTTCGGCTCTCTGGCCTTGTATCACAACCGCGGCGACGGCACGTTTGAAGACGTCTCGATCCAATCGGGGATCAGCGCGGTGAAGGGTTTCTATGCATTCACGGCCGTCGCCACGGACTTCGACGGCGACGGGTGGCCGGACCTCTACATCGCCTGCGACTCCACGCCAAGCATCCTGTTTCACAACCAGAAGAACGGGACCTTCCGCGACATTGGCACTGAGACCGGGCTGGCCTACAACGACAACGGGTCGGAGCAGGCGGGCATGGGGCTCTCTGTAGGCGACTACGACAACGACGGACGCATCGACATTCTCAAGACGAACTTTACCGGAGACTATCCAAACCTGTATCACAATCTGGGCAAGGGACTGTTTAGCGACGTCTGCCTCCGGGCCGGATTGGCCGTCAATCCCGACCACGTGCTGTGGGGTACCGCGTTTGTCGATCTGGACAATGACGGATGGAAAGACATCCTGCAGGTGAGCGGTCACGTCTACCCGGAGGTGGCGCAAATTGATGCCCGCGAGCACTACCGGCGTTCGCGTCTGGTCTACCGCAACCTGGGCAATGGGCGGTTTGAGGATGTATCGGAGATGTCAGGACCGGGGATTGCCGCGGAACACTCCAGCCGGGGCGTGGCGATTGGCGATTTCGACAACGACGGTGCCATGGATGCATTGGTGATGAATATGCACGAAGCGCCGTCGCTGCTGCGCAACGATCTGAAATCCTCCAGCCACTGGGTGAAGCTGAGGCTGCGCGGAGTCGAGTCGAATCGGGACGCCATTGGCGCGGTGGTTACGGTGGAAGCAGCGGGACGCGTGCAGGCCGATGCCGTATTGAGCCAGTCGAGCTTTCTCTCGCACCACGACCTACGCCTGCACTTTGGACTTGGCGCGGCGGCCAAGGTCGACCGCATCGTCGTGCAGTGGCCCAGCGGCAAGCGGGAAGAGTTCGCCGGCGCGGCGGCGGATGCCTTGTACCTACTGGTGGAGGGGACGGGGCAGCCAAAGACCCAGGAGTTGCCGAAATGA
- a CDS encoding tetratricopeptide repeat protein — MTALLAVAALAVWLQAGPDALSDQAQQLAMQRRYDEAEALWKKALSAAPDHFPSLFNLGFMKYSAGQFAEAEPWLARAAKVKPGDFNTRYLHGTTLLRLERREDALREWQAALVVQPNNYKLMQIMSVEYANGYYYKDACEVGRRAVAVHGDAPEPWLVAIKACFEGRDPETLALTKQAAERFPESARTNFEYGFQLQKAGLRDESLPYLQKAMKQDPSYEEPFYFYGNLMVTDERYDDAVGPLRTALRLRPDYVSACVALAKALMGLEKNEEAKAALESCARMNPKHPQPHLFLSQVYFRLGNAEQATAEKELSLRLRRENPTIMESPQARPFPGAPRR; from the coding sequence ATGACCGCTTTGCTGGCCGTGGCGGCGCTGGCGGTCTGGCTGCAGGCCGGGCCGGATGCGCTTTCCGACCAAGCCCAGCAACTGGCCATGCAAAGGCGCTATGACGAAGCCGAGGCACTTTGGAAGAAGGCCCTGTCGGCCGCGCCCGATCACTTTCCGTCGCTTTTCAACCTCGGGTTCATGAAGTACTCCGCGGGTCAGTTTGCCGAAGCCGAGCCATGGCTGGCTCGCGCGGCGAAGGTCAAGCCAGGCGACTTCAACACGCGCTACCTGCACGGGACGACGCTGCTGAGGCTGGAGCGAAGGGAGGACGCCCTGCGCGAGTGGCAAGCCGCGCTAGTGGTGCAACCGAACAACTATAAGCTGATGCAGATTATGTCCGTCGAGTACGCGAACGGTTACTACTATAAGGACGCTTGCGAGGTAGGCCGCCGGGCGGTCGCAGTGCACGGAGATGCGCCTGAGCCGTGGCTGGTTGCCATCAAGGCTTGTTTTGAGGGGCGCGACCCCGAAACGCTGGCGTTGACGAAGCAGGCCGCGGAGCGCTTCCCGGAGTCGGCCCGTACGAATTTCGAGTACGGATTCCAACTGCAGAAGGCCGGGTTGCGGGACGAGAGCCTGCCCTATCTGCAAAAGGCAATGAAACAGGATCCGTCGTACGAAGAGCCGTTCTACTTCTATGGCAACCTGATGGTGACGGATGAGAGGTATGACGACGCGGTGGGTCCGTTACGTACGGCGTTAAGGCTGCGGCCTGACTACGTCTCGGCCTGTGTCGCCCTGGCAAAGGCCCTGATGGGCCTCGAGAAGAACGAAGAGGCGAAGGCGGCATTGGAGAGTTGCGCACGGATGAATCCGAAACACCCGCAGCCGCACCTGTTCCTGTCGCAGGTTTACTTTCGGCTGGGCAATGCAGAGCAGGCAACGGCGGAAAAGGAACTTTCCCTAAGATTGAGGCGGGAGAATCCGACGATCATGGAGTCCCCCCAAGCCCGCCCCTTCCCTGGCGCCCCCCGCCGGTGA
- a CDS encoding glycosyltransferase family 2 protein encodes MRLDTVSVTIVTYNSAGVIERCLDRVLAQTYGALEVVVVDNASKDATRHILAGYEGRVRVIYNRHNTGFAAGQNQAIRASRSDWVLTLNPDVFLLPDFVSQLVDAARIDGKIGTVCGRLLRIHSDGSDLHERRIDSAGIFFTSTTRHFDRGWNEPDDGRYRQTEYVFGACAAAALYRRKMIVDIEQPDGFFDPDFFSYREDADVAWRAQLLGWRCLYVHDAESYHVRRMLPGDRSSVPAVLNMHSVKNRYLMRVKNMTGDLYRRIWFPTTARDLLIVGGCLFYEPTSLSAFWHALKALRRTVRKRRAIMARRRVTDEYLASWFQQSATARPVPKTAVSEVYR; translated from the coding sequence ATGCGACTGGATACAGTCAGTGTCACCATCGTCACCTATAACAGCGCCGGCGTGATTGAACGTTGTCTGGACCGTGTACTCGCCCAGACCTACGGTGCGCTGGAGGTCGTCGTGGTCGACAATGCCTCGAAAGACGCCACCCGGCATATTCTCGCCGGATATGAGGGGCGTGTTCGGGTGATCTATAACCGCCACAACACCGGCTTTGCGGCCGGTCAGAATCAGGCGATCCGAGCCTCGCGATCAGACTGGGTGCTGACCCTGAACCCCGACGTTTTCCTGCTGCCGGACTTCGTCTCCCAACTCGTGGATGCGGCACGTATTGATGGCAAGATCGGCACCGTCTGCGGCCGCTTGTTGCGCATCCACTCCGACGGTTCGGATCTTCATGAGCGCCGCATCGACTCCGCCGGAATCTTCTTCACCTCCACTACGAGACACTTCGACCGGGGTTGGAACGAACCCGACGACGGCCGCTATCGCCAGACCGAGTATGTCTTCGGCGCCTGCGCCGCGGCCGCGCTCTACCGGAGGAAGATGATCGTGGATATTGAGCAGCCTGACGGCTTCTTTGATCCCGATTTCTTTTCCTATCGCGAGGACGCCGATGTTGCCTGGCGCGCGCAGTTGCTGGGATGGCGGTGTCTGTATGTACACGACGCCGAGTCGTATCACGTCCGCCGCATGCTGCCTGGCGACCGCTCCAGTGTTCCCGCTGTGCTCAACATGCACTCGGTGAAGAATCGCTACCTGATGCGCGTCAAGAACATGACAGGCGATCTTTACCGCAGAATCTGGTTTCCGACCACGGCCAGGGACCTCCTAATTGTCGGAGGTTGTCTCTTCTACGAGCCGACGTCGTTGTCGGCTTTCTGGCACGCCCTCAAGGCCTTGCGCCGGACTGTTCGCAAGCGTCGCGCCATCATGGCCCGCCGGCGCGTGACGGATGAGTACCTGGCCAGCTGGTTCCAGCAGAGTGCAACAGCCCGCCCCGTTCCCAAAACGGCGGTGTCGGAGGTCTATCGATAG
- a CDS encoding sigma-70 family RNA polymerase sigma factor, whose amino-acid sequence MSSTPSTPAMQSRVAKLFEEARDDVYRYLMTLGLYPPQAQEVTQEVFLRLYTTLRRGEDIRNDRAWIFRVAHNLGLRVRSRENARVVYDPDVGLTLADPAANPERSAVESQEMRRVHEALKGLSEQQRRCLHLRMEGLRYPEIGAILGISPSTVSEFLRRAIARLKKVRHE is encoded by the coding sequence TTGTCATCCACACCATCCACGCCGGCTATGCAAAGCCGGGTGGCCAAATTGTTTGAAGAGGCGCGCGACGACGTGTACCGCTACCTGATGACCCTAGGGTTGTATCCACCCCAAGCCCAGGAAGTGACGCAAGAAGTATTTCTACGCCTGTACACGACCTTGCGCCGCGGAGAGGACATCCGCAACGACAGGGCCTGGATCTTCCGTGTGGCTCATAACCTGGGCTTGCGGGTCAGGTCTCGCGAAAATGCGCGGGTAGTCTACGATCCGGATGTCGGGCTGACTCTCGCCGATCCGGCGGCCAATCCGGAGCGCAGCGCTGTGGAAAGCCAGGAGATGCGGCGGGTGCACGAGGCCCTGAAGGGATTGTCGGAACAGCAGAGGCGATGCCTGCATTTGCGGATGGAAGGTCTGCGCTACCCGGAGATCGGAGCCATCCTCGGCATCAGCCCATCGACCGTCAGTGAGTTTTTGAGGCGCGCAATCGCCCGGCTGAAGAAGGTGCGACATGAGTAG
- a CDS encoding carboxypeptidase-like regulatory domain-containing protein, whose translation MRHCPPPALFALCLLTAPLMAQTLTHLSGQILDPSGAAVPGATVSVASEDTGFRRVTMTHSDGTYLVAALQPGQYKVMVRKDGFRTLVRFGVKLDVAQAARVDFNLQIGSMQETITVEDTPAGVSREETSVSTLIGRDPIENLPLNGRGILSLLELAPGTVVTPATRGEAGQFTANGQRPNTHGFTVDGVSANSGVIGGGLPAQTTGGTLPSMTAIGGLAGIVALDSLNEFVVQTSSTGSEFGRYPGAQVSLSSRSGSNEYRGTLTEFFRHEKLAANDWFANQPGEGRAPLRVNNFGVSLGGPVAHDRTFFFLNYEGLRLLQPTSWIQAVPTAQLRGKVQNWVRPVLDMFPLPNGRDFDQDIGEWTGRISRPARSDNGSARVDHALTSKITLFSRFQDAPSSSEFGSSQISKLSIGSRSFTAAANFRVRPDTVFDLRFNVASMEAYSVWSPADPTDSSGCAMSAVASTFLPSKSACHYLYRFSIAGVGQTISGAESIQRQSQWQILPSGYLVKGTHQLRFGGDVRRLAPSRHDVDGSFSIIAESLEDLVESRNLWTASSTPQSRAGTLFESSLYVQDTWRIHRALTLTSGLRWELAPAPVTRDLTENPFGGTPSNAVNSAAWPMRYTNLAPRLGLAWRPDRRGQMVVRAAFGVYYDSSLSLSTDLVNGGPLNMEQFTSGSSAPFTTVLQYGFDNGLRLPRVQQWNVSLERAFGPSNLLSTSYVGATGQWLVRREYGNVDENPLLRMVVSTNHGSSDYRALLVQFRRRMARSLQAQVSYSWSHSIDDSSSDAALFLVSPATTASSNRGSSDFDARHSFTAAFTFAPRRLRGLTFDGIYRARTGFPITVVNEEYAMGLSFSNAFRPDLVPGVPVWLQDPTAPGGRRLNEAAFRETPASIQGNLGRNAIAGFGMSQFDLAVRRDFRIGLGQTLELRGEAFNVFNHPNFADPVRTLASPLFGQSNSMLNLMLGTGSPGSGLAPVFQSGGSRSLQMVLRLRF comes from the coding sequence ATGCGACACTGTCCGCCGCCAGCGCTGTTCGCCCTCTGTCTTCTGACTGCGCCCCTTATGGCGCAAACCCTCACCCATCTTTCCGGGCAGATTCTGGATCCATCGGGCGCGGCCGTGCCGGGCGCAACGGTAAGCGTGGCCAGTGAAGACACCGGCTTTCGCCGCGTGACGATGACCCATTCCGATGGAACTTACCTGGTCGCGGCCCTCCAACCGGGACAGTACAAGGTGATGGTGCGCAAGGACGGTTTTCGCACGCTCGTGCGGTTTGGTGTGAAGTTGGACGTCGCCCAGGCGGCGCGGGTTGATTTCAACCTTCAGATCGGCAGCATGCAGGAGACGATCACGGTGGAGGACACGCCCGCGGGGGTGAGCCGTGAGGAGACCTCCGTAAGTACCCTCATCGGCCGGGATCCCATCGAGAACCTGCCGCTCAACGGCCGCGGAATCCTCAGCCTGCTGGAACTGGCCCCCGGGACTGTCGTGACGCCGGCCACGCGCGGCGAGGCGGGGCAGTTTACTGCCAACGGCCAGCGGCCAAACACGCACGGGTTCACCGTGGATGGCGTCAGCGCGAACTCCGGCGTCATCGGAGGGGGCCTGCCGGCGCAAACAACAGGCGGCACGCTGCCTTCCATGACGGCGATCGGTGGATTGGCGGGGATCGTCGCCCTCGACTCGTTGAACGAGTTTGTGGTGCAGACCTCCTCCACCGGTTCTGAGTTTGGCCGATACCCGGGCGCGCAGGTGTCCTTGAGCAGCCGGTCCGGCTCAAATGAGTATCGCGGAACCTTGACGGAGTTCTTCCGCCACGAGAAACTGGCGGCGAACGACTGGTTTGCCAACCAGCCTGGCGAAGGCCGCGCACCCTTGCGCGTGAACAACTTCGGCGTCTCGCTGGGCGGGCCTGTCGCACATGACCGCACCTTCTTCTTCCTGAACTACGAGGGTCTGCGGCTGCTGCAGCCGACTTCGTGGATACAGGCGGTACCCACTGCCCAACTTCGCGGCAAGGTCCAGAATTGGGTGCGCCCGGTGCTCGACATGTTCCCGCTGCCCAACGGGCGCGACTTCGACCAGGACATTGGCGAATGGACCGGCCGCATCAGCCGTCCGGCCCGATCGGACAATGGCAGCGCGCGTGTTGACCATGCCCTCACGTCCAAGATCACGTTGTTCAGCCGCTTCCAGGATGCGCCATCCTCCAGCGAATTCGGCAGCTCGCAGATCAGCAAATTGAGCATCGGCTCGCGCAGCTTCACCGCTGCCGCCAACTTCCGTGTCCGGCCGGATACGGTCTTCGATTTGCGCTTCAACGTCGCCAGCATGGAGGCGTATTCGGTCTGGAGTCCGGCCGACCCGACGGATTCCTCGGGCTGCGCGATGAGCGCGGTCGCGTCCACGTTCCTTCCCTCGAAGAGCGCGTGCCACTACCTGTACCGCTTCTCCATCGCCGGGGTTGGCCAGACCATCTCGGGCGCCGAGAGCATCCAGCGGCAATCGCAATGGCAGATCCTGCCCAGCGGCTACCTGGTGAAAGGTACGCACCAGCTCCGGTTTGGCGGTGATGTGCGCCGCCTCGCCCCTTCGCGGCACGACGTGGACGGTAGCTTCAGCATCATCGCCGAGAGCCTGGAGGACCTCGTGGAAAGCCGGAACCTCTGGACGGCATCGTCCACGCCGCAGAGCCGGGCAGGCACGCTGTTTGAATCCTCCCTGTATGTTCAGGACACCTGGAGAATCCACCGCGCCCTGACGCTCACCAGCGGGTTGCGCTGGGAACTGGCGCCGGCTCCGGTCACGCGCGACCTTACCGAGAACCCGTTCGGCGGCACGCCGTCCAACGCCGTGAACTCTGCTGCCTGGCCCATGCGCTATACGAACCTCGCGCCCAGACTGGGCTTGGCCTGGAGGCCGGATCGCCGCGGGCAGATGGTGGTTCGCGCCGCGTTCGGCGTCTATTACGACTCAAGTCTCAGCCTGTCCACCGATCTGGTGAACGGCGGCCCCCTGAACATGGAGCAGTTCACCAGCGGGTCTTCCGCGCCGTTCACTACGGTGCTGCAGTATGGTTTCGACAACGGCCTGCGGCTGCCGCGCGTCCAGCAGTGGAACGTCTCGCTGGAACGCGCGTTTGGACCCAGCAACCTGCTCTCCACCAGCTATGTGGGCGCGACGGGCCAATGGCTGGTGCGGCGGGAGTATGGGAATGTCGATGAAAACCCGTTGCTCCGGATGGTGGTGTCCACCAACCACGGCTCATCCGACTACAGGGCATTGCTGGTGCAGTTCCGGCGGCGCATGGCCCGGTCTCTGCAGGCACAGGTCTCCTACTCCTGGTCGCATTCCATCGACGACAGCTCCAGCGACGCGGCGCTCTTTCTGGTGAGCCCGGCCACCACGGCCAGCAGCAATCGCGGCTCGTCCGACTTCGATGCCAGACATTCTTTCACGGCGGCCTTTACTTTCGCGCCGCGCAGGCTCCGCGGACTCACCTTCGATGGCATCTACCGGGCGCGCACAGGCTTCCCGATAACGGTGGTGAACGAAGAGTACGCCATGGGTCTCAGCTTCTCAAACGCGTTCCGGCCGGACCTGGTGCCGGGCGTGCCGGTTTGGCTCCAGGATCCGACGGCGCCGGGTGGGCGGCGTCTGAACGAGGCTGCTTTCCGGGAGACTCCGGCCTCCATCCAGGGCAACCTGGGGCGGAACGCCATTGCCGGCTTCGGGATGTCGCAGTTCGACCTGGCTGTACGGCGCGACTTCCGCATCGGCCTCGGGCAGACGCTGGAACTGCGAGGCGAGGCCTTCAACGTGTTCAACCATCCCAACTTCGCTGACCCGGTGCGCACCCTGGCGAGCCCGCTCTTCGGCCAGTCGAATTCGATGCTGAACCTGATGCTGGGCACGGGCAGCCCGGGCAGCGGCCTGGCGCCGGTATTCCAGTCCGGCGGTTCGCGCTCTCTCCAGATGGTGTTGCGGCTGCGCTTTTAA
- a CDS encoding SDR family oxidoreductase translates to MSDLFDLSGKVAAIVGGGGVLAGEMALGLARAGADIAILDFNLDAANARAAQVRELGRRAIGVKVDATKKADLQAALDTILAELGHVEVLVNAAGINSGTPFFEITEEEWHRILDVDLTSVFLACQVFGAHMVQPGKGGSVINISSASSGPPLSKVFTYSVAKGGVNQVTQFLAREWATQGVRVNAILPGFFPAEQNRKLLTDDRVASIMKHTPMNRFGEASELVGAAVYLASDKASSFVTGSIMRVDGGYMAMTI, encoded by the coding sequence ATGTCCGATCTTTTTGACCTTTCCGGAAAAGTAGCCGCCATCGTGGGCGGAGGCGGCGTGTTGGCCGGTGAGATGGCCCTCGGCCTGGCCCGCGCGGGCGCCGATATTGCCATCCTTGATTTCAATCTCGATGCGGCCAATGCGCGTGCCGCCCAGGTCCGCGAGTTGGGACGCCGCGCTATCGGCGTGAAAGTCGACGCAACCAAGAAGGCCGACCTGCAGGCCGCGCTGGACACGATTCTGGCCGAGTTAGGCCACGTCGAAGTGCTGGTGAACGCCGCCGGCATCAACTCGGGCACGCCGTTTTTCGAGATCACTGAAGAGGAGTGGCACCGCATTCTCGATGTCGACCTCACCAGCGTGTTTCTGGCGTGTCAGGTCTTTGGCGCTCATATGGTGCAGCCGGGCAAAGGCGGCTCCGTCATCAACATCTCGTCCGCTTCGTCCGGCCCGCCGCTTTCCAAGGTCTTCACTTACTCCGTAGCCAAGGGTGGCGTGAATCAGGTGACCCAGTTCCTGGCCCGCGAGTGGGCGACGCAGGGCGTTCGTGTGAATGCGATCCTGCCCGGCTTCTTCCCGGCCGAACAGAACCGCAAACTGCTGACGGACGACCGCGTGGCCTCCATCATGAAGCACACACCGATGAATCGCTTCGGCGAGGCATCGGAACTCGTAGGCGCGGCCGTCTACCTGGCGTCGGACAAGGCATCGAGCTTCGTAACGGGCTCCATCATGCGTGTCGACGGCGGCTATATGGCGATGACAATATAG
- a CDS encoding MFS transporter, whose product MLGKGLRADPDFLKLWVGQAISQIGSNITGVGLPLTAVVVLRASPLQMGFLAGASAAPVLVLGLFAGAWADRLRRRPLLIAADLGRAAVLGTIPLLAVLHRLTIEHLYVVAAASGILTVLFDVSYQAYLPSLIARENILEGNSKLASTESLAEIAGPGFTGILVQLITAPMAMLFDAASFVCSAISLWLIRKPEPRPTRPLEPSIGREISEGLRASWRNPLLRALVGRTATGAFFLGFGSSLYFLFVMRELGLTAALLGIIVSVGGTCGLFGTFMAEWLVHRFGFGATFIGSVLVIGVAMLLVPLAHGSVAVCSAFLIVSQMGDLAWPVYNINDRSLRQAITPDHLLGRVNAAIHLVYHGALPLGALTGGAVAQAIGIRQTLLIGALGFLLSTLWLVFSPARRLRELPHAVDETRV is encoded by the coding sequence ATGCTGGGGAAGGGGCTTAGGGCCGATCCGGATTTCCTGAAGCTATGGGTCGGCCAGGCGATCTCTCAAATCGGGTCCAACATCACTGGCGTCGGATTGCCCCTCACTGCGGTCGTCGTCCTCAGAGCGTCGCCTCTTCAGATGGGATTCCTGGCCGGGGCGAGTGCCGCGCCGGTGCTCGTGCTCGGCCTCTTCGCAGGGGCCTGGGCGGACCGCCTGCGCCGACGGCCACTTCTTATCGCCGCCGATCTCGGGCGCGCCGCGGTGTTGGGTACGATTCCGCTGTTGGCGGTGCTGCACCGGCTGACAATCGAACACCTCTATGTGGTCGCGGCGGCCAGTGGCATCCTGACCGTCCTGTTTGACGTCAGCTACCAGGCCTACCTGCCCTCCCTCATCGCTCGTGAGAACATCCTTGAAGGGAATAGTAAGCTGGCTTCGACTGAGTCGCTCGCTGAGATTGCTGGCCCCGGTTTCACCGGCATCCTGGTGCAACTGATCACGGCCCCCATGGCCATGCTCTTCGACGCTGCTTCGTTCGTGTGCTCAGCAATTTCACTGTGGCTTATCCGCAAGCCGGAGCCGCGGCCTACACGCCCGCTTGAACCCAGTATCGGCCGTGAGATTTCTGAAGGGTTGCGCGCCTCGTGGCGCAATCCGTTGCTCCGGGCGTTGGTCGGACGCACGGCCACCGGCGCGTTCTTCTTAGGGTTCGGAAGTAGCTTGTACTTTCTATTTGTGATGCGTGAGCTCGGGTTGACCGCTGCCCTGTTGGGTATCATCGTCTCGGTCGGCGGCACCTGTGGACTATTTGGCACCTTCATGGCAGAGTGGCTCGTGCATCGCTTTGGTTTCGGCGCGACTTTCATTGGCTCCGTGCTGGTGATTGGGGTGGCCATGCTCCTCGTGCCGCTAGCGCACGGGTCCGTTGCCGTTTGCTCCGCCTTTCTGATCGTGTCGCAAATGGGCGACTTGGCGTGGCCTGTCTACAACATCAATGACAGGAGCTTACGCCAGGCGATCACGCCGGATCATCTCCTGGGTCGCGTAAATGCCGCCATCCATCTGGTCTACCACGGCGCTCTTCCATTGGGAGCGCTCACGGGCGGCGCCGTCGCGCAGGCGATTGGAATTCGGCAGACGCTGCTTATCGGTGCGCTCGGGTTCTTGCTCTCCACGTTGTGGCTGGTTTTCTCACCGGCACGCCGCCTGCGCGAGCTCCCGCATGCCGTGGACGAAACAAGGGTGTGA